From Flexistipes sp.:
CAATCAGCTCTTCAGTTTTCTGCTCCTCTTTCTCCTTATCCTGAAGGTTTTTCACATCTGCCAGTATTTCTTTCTCATCCAGTCTCGGGTACAACTGTTTTATTTCTCCTAATTTTATGCCCGATTCAAGAGTTCTTGCTTTCTTAAGCTCTTCAAAGTCGGTTTTGTAGATGTCTTTCTCCGTATTAAGCTGCTTTCTCATGTTAACGGATGTTTCCGGTATAAACGGATACAGCATGAGAGAAAGAGCTCTGAGGCCGTCCAGCACACAATAAAGGACTGAGCCTAAACGCCCCTTTTTGTCTTCATCTTTTGCCAGAAACCACGGAGTGGTTGTGTCCACATATCTGTTGAGAAATCCTACCAGCTCCCAGATACTTGAAAGTGCCTTGTTGAAAGCCAGCTCCGAAATCTGTGCATCAATCTTTTCAAAAGTTTCTTTTATTGTATCCGCCAGTTCTTCATCCAAGCTTTCGGGATCCGTATATTCCGGTATTATACCGCCAAAATATCGGTTTACCATCCCCAGTGTTCTGTTCAACAGGTTGCCCAAATCATTTGCCAAATCACTGTTTATCCTATGAATCAGGGCTTTAAATGAAAAGTCGCCGTCCAAACCGAACGGTACTTCTCTAAGGAGAAAATATCTGATTGGATCCACTCCGAATTTATCGGCCAGCCAATAAGGGTCTATTGCATTTCCAAGTGATTTGGACATCTTTTGACCCTCTACAGTCCACCACCCGTGGGCAAACACACTTTTCGGAAGATCAACCCCGATACTTAAGAGCATAGTCGGCCAGTAAACTGTATGAAAACGGAGGATATCTTTGCCAACGATATGATAATCTCCGGGCCAGTATTTATCAAACATTTCACTTCTGTCAGGATATCCGAGAGCTGAAATATAGTTTGTCAGTGCATCTATCCATACGTAGATAACATGTTTTTCATCTCCGGGTACTGGGACACCCCATTTGAATGAAACCCGGCTGACGGATAAATCCTTCAGACCTTCTTTTATGAATGATATAATTTCATTACGCCTTGAGACCGGTTTAATGAAATCGGGATTTTTTTCTATATGCTCCAGCAATTTGTCCTGATATTTCGACATTCTGAAGAAGTAGCTTGGCTCCTTTAGCTTTGTTGTTGGTCTGCGGCAGGAGGGACAGCAGTTTCCGTCAAGCAGCTGTGTTTCTGTCCAGTAGGTTTCACAGGGGGTACAGTACCATCCTTCATATTCACCAAGGTAAATATCGCCGTTTTCTTTCATTTTTGTAAAAACGGCCTGTACCGTTTTCTGGTGATATTCTTCGGTGGTTCTGATAAAGTGATCGTTGGATATATTCAGTTTTTCCCAGAGATTTTTAAACCGTGTTACCACATTATCTGCCAGTTCCTTGGGTGAAAGATTTTTATCCGATGCGGCATGTTCAATCTTTTGACCGTGCTCATCCGTTCCTGTCAGAAAAAATACATCATAACCGGCCAGACGTTTGTACCTGGCGATTGTATCTGCAGCTACTGTTGTATAGGCGTGACCGATATGAGGAACATCATTTACATAATAGATGGGTGTACTGACGTAAAAAGTTTTTTGGTTCATATTTTCCCTCCGGTATCTTCATCTACAATATCTGTTAATTCAACAAAATCTTCCGATTCGGCCTCAATCTCTTCATACAAGTCTTTTTCATACATAAGGCAGCACATAAGCCTGCCGCATACTCCGGAAATTTTACCCGGATTGAGGATAAGATTCTGATCTTTTGCCATTTTTATAGAAATATTGTCAAATTTCCGAAGAAAAGTAGAGCAGCAAAATTCTTTACCACAAATCCCGAAACCTCCAAGGATTTTTGTGGCATCCCTTACTCCCACCTGTCTGAGTTCAATACGGGTTTTAAATTCTCTGGCAAGATCTCTCACCAGCTGTCTGAAGTCAATCCGCCCTTCAGCGGTAAAGTAAAAGGTGAGCCTCGTTCTATCCAGTGTATATTCAGATTTTAATAATTTCATCTGCAGTCCGTGTGAGTTTATCATCTCTTTGCAGATTTCAAAGGTTTTCTGTTCTTCTTTCCGGTTCTCTTCCAGCCTGTTTAAATCTTCCTCAGCAGCTTTTCTGAGTATTTTTTTCATCCCCTGCTCATCGGCCACGCTCATTTCACGAGGGGGTATGATAACCGATGCTATATCCTCACCTTTCTCTGTTTCAATTACAGCAAAATCGCCCCGTTTCAGATCCACACTGTTACTGAGGAAATCATATATTTTTCCGGCTCTTTTAAAAGCCACTCCTGTTGCCTTAACGTTTTTCACTTAAAACCTCTTCTGCCTTAGTTAATAGGTACATCTTTGCCATTTCAGTGTTAATATTGTATTCCAGTCGTTTGATAACCAGTAAAAGCTCATTCATAAAGTTGAGCAAAGTATCGTCATATGTTGTTTTATAGCTTTCCAGTATACTTATGTAAAGGTTAAAAACATAGTTTTTGATTTCATCTCTGTTTTTAAGCTTCATCAGAGAAGTTAGTGTATTTTCAAAGGTCATATCCCGAAAAGTCTCCATTGATTCTGCATTCTGTTCCATCAGATAAACAGCCGTTTCCACCGAACCTGACGCCACCTGCGATATACTGTTTGCTTTTGCGGCTTCATACCCCTTTTGGGTCAAAATATAAGCTAATTCTTCACTTTTAAGACGGCCGAATTTTACTTCTATACACCTTGATTTTATTGTGGGCAGTAATGATGCCTCTTTATGAGTCACAAGGATGAATACAGTTGTAGGGGAAGGTTCTTCAAGTGTTTTGAGAAAACTGTTGGCTGCATCGCGTGTCATAAGATGAGCATTGTTTATGATAAAGAACTTATATTTTCCGAAATACGGAGAAATATGTGCATCGGCAGCAAAATCGCGCACCCGGTCAATCTTTATCGTATCATCGTCTACAACTCTGATGTCCGGATTATTTCCCTGTCTGGCAAGTGTGCACGAGCTGCATTCACAGTCTTCAAATGCTTTTTCCTCTAAACATAGTGCTGAGCGGGCGAGTTCTTCAGCGAAAAGCTTCTTGCCTATTCCGTTTTTACCGCTGAAAATGTAAGAGTTGAGCAGACTTTTGTTTTTGATAATATTTGTAAATATATCCTTTTCTCTCGAATGTCCTGTAATCAAAACCGCACCTTTTGTTTAGTTTTAAAGTATTTTATAGACCTGGCGCATAATATCTTTACTTACATCGTTAAATGATCTGTTTCCGTCTATTGTTACTGTATTTTTGTGGTTGTCTGCATACCAAAGGAAACCTTCGCGCACACGCTCAAAAAATTCCACGGGCATTTGCTCAAACTTGCCCTCCTGGTGCATACGAAAATCCCTTTCCAGCCTTTTCCTGGCTCTTGCAACGGCTGTGTCAATATCAACATCAATTATAATACTCAGATCAGGCATTCTGTTAATTGTACGGGCGGTTAAGTATTCCAGTATCCCGCCGTCCAATCTTCTGCCGAAAATCTGGTAAGCGTATGTGGACATAAGAAACCTGTCACAAATTACAATATTTTCTCTCTCAGTTTCAGGTATTACAACTTTGTCCTGGTGTTCTCTTCGGTCTGCACAATATACCAAAAGCTCCGTTATCGGGTCCAGATCGTATTCACTCGATATAAGTAAATCTCTGAATATTTTGCCGGCTTTTGTACCTCCGGGCTCTTTTGTGAGTATAATTTCTCTCTGTTCATCACTATCCGGTTTTTTAAGAGCTTTTTCCTTCAAATCTGCAGCCAGTTTCCGGGCTTGACTGGATTTGCCGCATCCGTCTATACCGTCAATTGTAATAAAAAGTCCTTTACGATTCTGCACAGTCGGTTTTATCCCCCTGTAGTTTGGATATTGCGTGTTCTATCGTGCTGATTAATACATTAAAATTTTCAACAGCTCCTTTTGGGCTGCCGGGGAGATTAATTATAAGGGAATTTTTTCTGCATCCGCATACAGCTCTTGAAATCAAAGCATGCGGGGTTTTTTTAAAACTTTCCATGCGCATGGCTTCTTCAAAGCCCGGCAGGCGTTTTTCTATAACTTCGAGAGTGGCTTCCGGGGCTATGTCTCTTGGTGAAAGGCCGGTGGAGCCGTTTGTTAATATAAGGTCAAATTCCTGTGTGTTGCAGAAGTCTTCCAGATGGCTTTTCAACTGACTTTCTTCATCGGCTATCAGAGTTTTGCGAATAAAAGACGTTTCAAAATTCTGCCTCAATAAATGTTCAAGTGCCGGCGCGGTTTCATCAATGCGTTCACCTTTGCTACCCTTGTCGCTTAATGTGATAATACCCACAGATAAGCCTTTTTTTGGCAAAACGGATATTTGATCATTTACCTGTAGAGTCCCTGAGGACAAAACTTCCGCAAATATACCTTCTCTCGGCATAATGCAGTCTCCGGCCTGAAAGTAAATGGCGCATCTGTTATGACAGATTTTTCCTTTTTGTGAGATGACGAATCTTACCTTTCCGGATTCCAATATGCTTCCAACAGGCAGCTTGCATAAATCGATACCTTCCGTTGTTATATTTTCAGCAAAATCGCCGCTTTTTACGTCAAGGCCGAGGTTTTTCATTTTTTCTATACTTTCAACCGCCAGAAAACTGACCTGTCTGTGCCACCCTCCGGCATGTACATCACCCTGTATCCCATGATTTTTTAGTATTTCCACAGAATCAACATTTTCTTTTCTTACACCTTTTTCGCTGCTTACAGACAAACTGTATATTTTTCCCATTTTAAGCCTCATCATAATTTTATGGCATTCATTCTTTTTTGTTTCGGGAGTATATTTAAGTTAGAAAATAATGGGCTGAATGTCAACTGTAGTCGATACTGACTTTTCTGTTATGTAAAGTCAGTCGGTTTTCAACAAAGAGCCGGACTGCTTCCGGATAAATTTTATGCTCTTCTTTCAAAATTCTTTCCGAGAGATCGTTTACGGTATCGTTTTTCTTTATTTCAACAGCTTTTTGGAGAATTATGGGGCCGTGATCCAATTCTTTGTCCACAAAATGAACAGTGCAGCCGGAAATCTTAACCCCGTAGTCCAATGCCTGTTTTTGTGCGTTTAGTCCGGGGAAAGAGGGCAAAAGGGAAGGGTGGATATTCATAATCCTGTTTTTAAATGTATCTACAAATTTTGCCGAAAGGAGCTTCATGTAACCGGCCAGGCATACCAGATCTGTTTTCCTGGATTTCAGGATATCGATAATTTCTGTATCATAGGCCGTTCTACTGCCATATTCTGAAGGATTTACAAAATAAGAGTTTAAACCCCTGTCTTTGGCAAACTGCAAACCGGGGGCCTCAGCTTTATTACTGACAACGGTCGTTATCCTTGCATCTGTTATATAACCGGCTTCAATTGAGCTGTATATAGCCTTGAAATTGCTGCCCCGGCCGCTCAAAAGAACTGCAATATTTTTCAAAAGTCCACTCCGCTGATCCGGACTTCTTTGTTAGCCGTGATTCTTCCTATTTCATATGCGCTTATTAGATTCTTTTTCAGAAATTGTTTGAAACTCTCATAATCAGCATAATCAACTACCATAACCATGCCTATACCCATATTAAAAACCCTGTACAGCTCTCTCTCTTCACCGCTGTATAGATTTTTGATAAATTCATAACACTGCATCTGAGGTATTTTATCTCTGTATATGTCGGCCCCTGTTCCCGGTGGAAGAATTCTCGGGATGTTTTCGTAGAATCCGCCGCCGGTTATATGGGCCATTCCTTTGATATTTATTCCGGAATTTAACATTTCCATCACATCTTTTACATATATTTTAGTGGGTTCAAGGAGCATTTCACCGACACTTGTTCCCTTTACAAATTCATCCTCAAATGTATATCCTGACTCTTTTAGCAATTTTCTTAAAAGGGAAAAGCCGTTGCTGTGGAATCCGGTTGAAGGCAGTCCGAAGACTATATCTGATTCTTTTATACCTGATCCGTCAATAATTTTTTCTTTATCCACAATTCCCACAGCAAAGCCTGCAAGATCAAAATCTTTATCACTGTACATGCCGGGCATTTCAGCCGTTTCTCCGCCGAGAAGAGCTACATCTGCCTCTCTGCAGCCTGCGGCGATACCTTTAACAACTTCAGACATATTTTCTATGTTCAGCTTTGAGGTGGCCAAATAGTCCAAAAAAAACAGGGGCTTGGCCCCCGGTACTATCAAATCATTAACACACATCGCCACAAGGTCTATACCGACAGTATCGAACTTCCCCGTTTCAATTGCAACTTTCAGCTTTGTTCCGACTCCATCTGTGCTGGAACATAGCAAAGGATTTTTAATTTTACCAACTGTTTCGGCTATATCGTAAAATCCAGCAAAGCCACCTATATTGCCGGGGACATTTGCATTTAAAGTGCTTTTTACGAAAGGTTTTATTTTATTTACAAAATCGTTTCCGGCGTCAATATCCACTCCGGAAGATTTATAATCCATATTACTGATTTTCCTGCCCGCCTTTTTTCAACCGTTCAATCTCTTCCAGAATAAGCTTTTCAGATAGATCGGGAACAACCTCCCATATTACCTTTTCAAGATTTTCCCTTAACGACTCTTTTATCACATCCTTTAGAAAATCTTCTCCAAGAGCCTCTTTTACTGCATCTTTTATCACTGCTTTATCCAAATCACCTTTGTAATCGTCCATGACACTCTTCAAAGCATCAATAAATGCTTCTTTGTTAAAGTCAGCATACCTCTTTTCGGTTGATTCCGCCGTTTCTTTTATTTGCTCTGGACTGCTTTCCGGTTCATAGGTTTCTTCCTCCGGTGATAACTCTTCAGGCTGTAATAAAGGTTCCTCCTGAATCTCTTCCTCTTCGGTTTCCGAGGTTTCCTCAACAATATCATCCAGTGCTGAGCTTAATTCTTCTTCTTTTTCAATTTCTCCACTCATTTCTATTGAAGATGTCTCTTCTGTGGGCTCCTGATCTGCTTCCTCATTTTCCAGATCATCGAAAATATCCTCAAAGGATTCCTCACCCAGCCCTTCACCGAACTCTTCCTTCTGTTCTTCATCCGGCTGTTCTGCTTTGGCATCTTCATTTATTTCCATAGAAGATGTTTCTTCTTTGGATTCCTGCTCTTCTTCTTTTTCCAGGTCATCGAAGATATCCTCAAAGGATTCATCTTTTACTTCTTTATCAAACTCTGGCTTAGGCTCTTCCGTTTGCTCTTCTGTTTGTATATCTTCGAAGATGTCCTTTTTTTCATCTTCCGTTTCCAAAAAGGACTCTTCCTCCGGTTGGCCTGTCTCGAATTCTGTATCGAAGGTTTCGGTTAAATCTTCCTCTTCTTTTTGTTCCTCTGTACTGGAATTTGCAAATGATTCCGCAGTAACGGAGAGTTCTTCTTTCTGTTCCTCTGTTTCAGTATCAGAGTATTCTTTTTTATCTTCGGTTTCAGGCTTTTCTTCCTGCTCTTCTGGCTGGGAAGGCTCTTGGGCGTATTCGTTGAGTTTTTCCTCAAGAGAGCTTGAGTTAAAAGGCTTTACAAGAAATCCGTCAGCACCTAAACGCTCGACTTCGGCTTCCCCAATCTTGTCGAAAGCGCCCACCAATAGTAATATTTTAGCCTCAGGCGTTGCATTTTTGATTTTAGCGATAAAGTCTGATGTTTTTACATTTTCCAGTTTATTGTCAAGGAGAATTATATCGGGGTGAAAGTCTCTCAGCTTGCTTTCTGCATCTTCAGCTGAAAAAACCTTGCTCACTTCGAACTGTGTACTGTCTATGGAAAGATCGATAACCCTGTGGATCGTTATGCTGTCGTCAATTAGTAATATTTTGCTGTTCATGGTCAACCCCTATAATTTTTTCTACATCTATCAAATAGCAGGTTTCATTGTTCTCAGATTTTACAGCTCCTAATATGGGTTTTACCATAAATAATTCTTTTTCAAAAGGAATTATTTTATCAGCATTTTCAATTGATTCGACCTTTTCCACATGCAGGGCAACAATATTCTCTTCATGCTCTACAAAGATTATATCACCATTTTCCGTTTTTTCATCAAAGAAAAGCGAACCAAAATTAACTACCCTGAAATCATCAAGTTCGCCCTTTATTTCCTTATAACGGGATATGTGCAAAACATTTTTTATATCAACAAGAAATTTATAATCTTTGTCTCTAAACGTTAGCCCTTTCAATCATTACTCCCTTGACTTTATTCATAATGGATTGTTCGCGTATAGGTTTTATTATAAACTCATTAGCACCGAGCTCCATTGCTTTCATCCTGTGTTTTTCTGTTGCCCGTGATGTTAATACGAAAATATGTGTCAGGTTATCCCCCTTAATTGTCCTTATATGCTCTATAAGCTCATAACCGTTCATAGAAGGCATTTCTAAATCTGTAATTACCAAATCGTAACGTTTGGTTTCGAGCTTTCTCAGCGCATCCACACCGTCCACGGCTTCGTCAACATAGTATTCGTCAGAAAGCAGCTTCTTCAGATATTTTCTAACACTGATTGAGTCATCAACAACGAGGATGCTGTTGGAGATATAATTGATTCCTTTTGTTTTTTTCTCAGATCCTGTGTCCCTTTTATAGGTAATGGTACCGCTTTTTGCTTCCATAAGTTTTATTGTATCGATGATAAATCTTACTTCACCCTGGGGACCTATATTTGCCCCTGCAAAGTAAGACAGGCCGCTGAGAAATCTGCCCATTTTTTTCGTAACGGCGGTTTCCCTGCCAATGAGCTCATCAACGGTTAATACATAACTTTTTCGGGGGCCGTCCACAAGTATTCCGATGTTTCCCTCTTTGAAACTTGCCTGCGATGTCTGCTTAATAAGTGTCCCCAGATCATGAATTTCATAGATGTCACCGCGTACTTCATAGAAAAAGTGGTTTCCTATTTTCCTGATTTCATCCGGATGAATCTCAAACGTTTCATGAACACCTATGATAGGGATTGAAAACAACTGTTTATTTTCCCTCAGAACAAGATAATCCGCTATTAAAAGTGTAATAGGGACGTTTAGTATAAATGTGGTGCCTTTACCTTTTTCACTGTTTACATAGATCGAACCGCCCAGGGATTCAATTTTCTTCTTTACGGCATCAAGCCCCACACCTCTGCCTGATACATCACCGGCACCTGCTTTTGTGGAGAAGCCGGGGTGGAATATTAAATCCATTACTTTATCGGCTCTCATATTATCTGCATCATATCTGGCCAGAATCCCCAATTCAACAGCTTTGTCTTTCAGCTTCGCCGGGTCTATACCTTCACCGTCGTCTGATATTTCAAAGACAATTATGTTACTTTCTCTGCTTGCACTCAGGTTAATGATGCCTTCTTCGTTTTTTCCGTATTTTTTCCTTGTTTTCCTGTCTTCAATACCGTGGGATACAGCATTGCGGATAATATGGATAATTACCTCATTTAGTGCGTCAATTAGGGATTTGTCAAGCTCAATACTTTCACCTGATAAGTTAATATTCACCAGCTTGTTTTCAGAGATTGAAGCTGTTCTTACCGTTCTGAGTGCTATATTAAAAAGCCTGTCCACGGGGACCATTCTGATATCTGTAAGATTTCTCTGGAGAGAATCCGTAATTTTTCCGATATAATCTGTTTCCTCCGTAAAGTAAGTGAAATTAGTGAGAATATCGTTGATGATTGTTACAATATCATTACCGATTTCAGCAAGTCTTCTGGAAAAAATGTTAAAGTCATCATATCTGTCAAACTCTGTTTCACTGAAATCGGCAAATGTTGAGTCTTCAACAGGCATTTCCCGGAGATTTTCCATAGAGTATGCATATTTTTCCTCAAACTCTTTGATGATATTCATAAGCCTGTTTTTGGTATACTCAAGGTCTACACCGAGATTCTTAAGAGCATGCACCCTGTCTGTCTGTCTGTTTTTGTTGGTAATCAGTTCTCCGACAAGATTCAGCAGGTTATCCAGTCTCTCCAGGCGAATCCGAATAAATTCATCGGAGTATGAGGTGTCTAAGGTTTTGTTGTACTTTTCATCAGCATTTTCGAGTATCGCTTTTCTGGTTGCCGATTCCACCCTTTGGGTTTTTTCCTCTGCCAGCTCGGTTTGTTCTGAGGTTTCGTACGCCTCTTCCCCGGCCGAACTTTCATCTGTTTGTTCCTTAGACTCTTGCTGTTTTTGTTCGGACGTTATGTTTTCTTCCAGTATTTTTTCAAAATCTTCCGTTTCCTGTTCGTTGAGATCCCTTTTGTTTTTGTTAATAAGACCATTAAATTTTTCAACAAAATCCAGGAGAAAAGTTACAAGTTTTTCCTCCGGAGTAATGTTTCCCTTTCTTAACTGATCCAGGGTATCTTCCAATGAGTGTGCAATATGAGCAACGTTCTTGAAGCCAACCATTGCTGCCGAGCCCTTTATCGTATGGGCACTTCTGAAAAGTTCATCGATTACAGACCAGTTCCCCGGATCCCGTTCGAGTACGAGGAGGCCATTTTGTATGGCCTCAAAGTGCTCAGCACTCTCCATCAGAAAGAAGTCTACCAGTTCTTTTTTATTTATTTTCGCCATAATTACACTTTAAATTTATTAACAGCCTCTTTGAACATATCCGCAAGCTGAGACAGTGTCGAGACTGTCATATTGGTCTTTTTAACGTCTTCAGCTGTTGTTTCGGAAATTTCTCTGACTTTTTCTATCCCTGCGGCAACTTCTTCAGCTTCATTGTACTGTTTTTCAATATCTGTATAGATGCTGTTGATTGAGTTTTTGGCATTATCCAAAGATTCATTAATTGTTTTCAGGGACTCCCCGGTATTTTCAGCCATATCCGAACTCTTTTCAACATTTACTGTACTTTCTTCAACGAGCTTAACCGTGTCGGCTGTTTCAGTCTGTATCCCTTTAATCAGATCGGCAATCTCTTTTGTAGCTGTATTACTTCTTTCGGCGAGTTTTCTGATTTCATCGGCAACAACAGCAAAACCGTGTCCGTATTCTCCAGCTCTTGCCGCCTCAATGGCTGCGTTAAGAGCCAAAAGGTTTGTCTGGTTTGAAATATCGCTAATCACATCGGTGATTTCACCGATTTCCATTGATCTTTCCCCGAGAGTTTTCACCTTTTTACTGGCCAGCTGTGAGTATCTTCTAACGCTGAACATGGACTCAATCGTTTCATCAATAACCGACTTACCTTCTCTGGCCATATTTGCTGCATTTTCTGTGACATTAACGGTATCCTGAGCTTTGTCGGCAATTTCTTTACTCAGTGCTCTGAATAGCTGCATCTTTTCATCAATGGACTCAAGTTCATTAATCTGAGTTGTTGCACCCTCACTGGTCTTTTCCGCCGACTGCAGAAGTTCCTCAGTAGCATCGACAATCGAATCACCGGCATTTTTAATGTCCTCAATGAGTTCTTTCATGCTACCGGTCATCATATTAAAGGCATCCGCAACAGAACCGAGTTCATCCGCAGTAACTTCAGCCTCTACTGTTAAGTCACCCTCGGCCGCATCCGAAACTGTATCCATCAGTCCGACAATCTGCCTCTGGACTCTCTGCCTGTCTTCTTCTGTCTGTATATATTCGGTCGTTCTGTCAAGCATTTCGTTGAAACCATGGACAAGTCCTCCCAGCTGGTCCTTTCTTTCGGCTCCTGTTTGCACCCTCACTTCATAATTGCCGTCTCTGACCTGCTGCATAGCTCCGGAGAGAGCAAAAACAGGAGAAAACAGTTTACGAAAACCGATATATGCAATAATGGTTAAAATCAGAGCGATCAAAGCGGTTGCGCCGATTGAATATGCACGCGCCTGATGAAGATTCTGGAACATATATTGTTTGTTTTTCAAAAATCCCACTACCATTCCGAAATTTCTGTAATAAACGGTTTTAAAAGACGCGAGATAGACATTTCCATTATAATTGATTTCCCTTTCAAGAGCTTTATTTTCCGGCAGTTTTTCACTGATTTTACTGTAAAGCTTGTCAAGATTATTGGTTTCTGAAGGTATGATTTCCGAATTGTTTGCCATAGGTGACATCAAAAGGTTGCCGTCGATGTCGTAAACTACTGTGAACCCGCGGTTTTCAAGGCTGCTTTCACCTTCATGGCAGTTGGAGCAGTCCTCCCTGACCGGCTCGTGAAACTTGTGTTTTGTGAATTCTCTGTTGGCGTATGAAAGCAGATAATTTCCGCTTGCCAGGATTGCAATATTACCAACCTTTTCTCCGTTATACGTTAAAGGCGTGTAGTAGACAACATAAGGCAGATTCTGTGTTAGATAGGGTTCAAAAAATATTTCACCTGGCTCAAGGGTTTCAAAGGGCATAATAACCATTTTGAAGTTAGGCATCTGCTCGGTAAATTTTTTATAACCCGTCAATATGTTGCCGTCCTCATCAAGAACGGCTGCACCTTCAATAACCTCGGATTCAGCAACAAGTTCTTCGACAAAGCGGGAGCTTTGGGTCATATCCCCTTCTCCGGCGGCCTCTTCTCCTAAAAAAGGAACAAGTGAAATTGTGTTGAGCCTTCTCTCAACACTTTCATCGTGCTCATGAAGGGCATCACCAAAGTTGCCGATCCGGGTGGTGATATCGTCATAGATGTTGTTAATGATGCTTGTTTTTGACTGGTTATAAACAATCACCGCTGAAAGGGTGGCTGCAATAAAAATAACCAGGATAAATACAACCAGAATTTTTAATTCAAGGGTTTTTTTAGTGGATTTTTCTGCCATAGGGTTCTCCTTGTTAGCTCGTTCTGAAATTAATAAATACTTTATTTATATCCAATATACCGTATAATTCATCATCTATATTAATAAAACCGGAAAAAAGACCTTCTGCCTCTTTATCGGCATAATCCTGTTCCCTGACGTTTATCATGCGAGCTGCTTCATCAGCCAAAAGGCCTATATATTCATTCTCAGTTTCCGTAATAACATATCTGCTTAAACCTGTTCTTCTTACAGTGTCAATTCCGAACTCCACTCTTATGTCGATTATAGGTACTATTTCGCTTCTCAGGTTTACCACACCCAGTACATGGTCCCCGGTACCGGGGACATTTTCAATTGTTTTGTCCAGGTCAATAATTTCCTTGATTTCGTTAACGTCAATCAAAAACGAATAGTCACTCAGTCTACATAACAGATATCTGGCAACAACCCGCTCTTCAGGATCTTCTATTTCTCCTTTTACTTTTTTAAGAAGTTGATCCTTTAGCAATTTAGCAGATCCTTAACAGTTTTTACCATTTCATCCATTTCAAAGGGTTTGACCAAATATTCGTCTGCCCCCTGCTTTTTCCCCCAGAATTTATCACTATCCTGACCTTTGGATGTAACAATGACAACCGGAATATCTTTCATACTTTCGTCTTTCTTAACCTGTCTGCATACCTGGTATCCGTTTTTACCGGGCATAATTATGTCCAGAATTATGCAGTCAAACCTATCCTTTTTAATTGCATCCAAAGCAGCATCCCCGTCCTCTACTTCGGTAACATCAAAACCGGCGCTTTTCAGAGCACTTGACATCATTTCGCGCTCTGTTGAACTGTCATCCGCTAATAATACTTTTAACATTTTACACACCCCTTATATTTTTATAAAACCTGTCAATATTAACGTGCCAAGTGAATTTTTGGCCATTTGTGTATTGTTT
This genomic window contains:
- a CDS encoding methyl-accepting chemotaxis protein codes for the protein MAEKSTKKTLELKILVVFILVIFIAATLSAVIVYNQSKTSIINNIYDDITTRIGNFGDALHEHDESVERRLNTISLVPFLGEEAAGEGDMTQSSRFVEELVAESEVIEGAAVLDEDGNILTGYKKFTEQMPNFKMVIMPFETLEPGEIFFEPYLTQNLPYVVYYTPLTYNGEKVGNIAILASGNYLLSYANREFTKHKFHEPVREDCSNCHEGESSLENRGFTVVYDIDGNLLMSPMANNSEIIPSETNNLDKLYSKISEKLPENKALEREINYNGNVYLASFKTVYYRNFGMVVGFLKNKQYMFQNLHQARAYSIGATALIALILTIIAYIGFRKLFSPVFALSGAMQQVRDGNYEVRVQTGAERKDQLGGLVHGFNEMLDRTTEYIQTEEDRQRVQRQIVGLMDTVSDAAEGDLTVEAEVTADELGSVADAFNMMTGSMKELIEDIKNAGDSIVDATEELLQSAEKTSEGATTQINELESIDEKMQLFRALSKEIADKAQDTVNVTENAANMAREGKSVIDETIESMFSVRRYSQLASKKVKTLGERSMEIGEITDVISDISNQTNLLALNAAIEAARAGEYGHGFAVVADEIRKLAERSNTATKEIADLIKGIQTETADTVKLVEESTVNVEKSSDMAENTGESLKTINESLDNAKNSINSIYTDIEKQYNEAEEVAAGIEKVREISETTAEDVKKTNMTVSTLSQLADMFKEAVNKFKV
- a CDS encoding chemotaxis protein CheW, with translation MLKDQLLKKVKGEIEDPEERVVARYLLCRLSDYSFLIDVNEIKEIIDLDKTIENVPGTGDHVLGVVNLRSEIVPIIDIRVEFGIDTVRRTGLSRYVITETENEYIGLLADEAARMINVREQDYADKEAEGLFSGFINIDDELYGILDINKVFINFRTS
- a CDS encoding response regulator transcription factor, with the protein product MLKVLLADDSSTEREMMSSALKSAGFDVTEVEDGDAALDAIKKDRFDCIILDIIMPGKNGYQVCRQVKKDESMKDIPVVIVTSKGQDSDKFWGKKQGADEYLVKPFEMDEMVKTVKDLLNC